One Salvia splendens isolate huo1 chromosome 12, SspV2, whole genome shotgun sequence genomic window carries:
- the LOC121757037 gene encoding mitochondrial import inner membrane translocase subunit Tim13-like, with product MDSFSLPSSGSPPKLSTDDIMTQLRTQLEQAYAEEFLETVRGKCFDKCITKPGSSLSGSESSCISRCIDRYMEATGIIGKALFNQRH from the exons ATGGATTCGTTCTCGTTGCCGTCAAGCGGATCACCTCCAAAATTATCAACGGATGACATCATGACTCAGCTTAGGACTCAGCTTGAGCAGGCTTATGCCGAAGAATTTCTCGAG ACTGTTCGAGGAAAGTGCTTTGACAAGTGTATCACGAAACCTGGCAGTAGCCTGAGTGGGAGTGAGAGCAGTTGCATCTCCAGGTGCATAGATCGTTACATGGAGGCCACTGGTATCATTGGCAAAGCCTTGTTTAACCAACGCCATTGA